In Humulus lupulus chromosome 7, drHumLupu1.1, whole genome shotgun sequence, the following are encoded in one genomic region:
- the LOC133788482 gene encoding enoyl-[acyl-carrier-protein] reductase, mitochondrial isoform X1, producing the protein MASLVRSATLRALRNGGPSLFVPATKRSFISRFQTLNVRAFSAANMSPPSKAVVYEQQGPPDVVTRVVELPPVEVKENDICVRMLAAPINPSDINRIEGVYPVRPQLPAIGGYEGVGEVYSVGSAVKGLSPGDLVIPSPPSSGMWQTYVVQDQSVWYKIDKDSPVEYAATVTVNPLTALRMFEDYVTLNSGDAIVQNGATSIVGQCVIQIARDRGVHTINILRDRPGSDEAKEKLKKLGADEVFTESQLEVKNVKGLLTSIPEPALGFNCVGGNAASLVLKFLRHGGTMVTYGGMSKKPITVSTSSFIFKDLSLRGFWLQKWLGADNAKECRRMIDYLLDLAREEKLKYEMELVPFDNFSTALDKALGKLGSQPKQVIKF; encoded by the exons ATGGCGTCTCTGGTACGATCAGCGACTTTGAGAGCTCTCAGAAATGGCGGACCATCCCTCTTCGTTCCAGCAACAAAACGGTCCTTCATCTCTCGGTTCCAAACCCTAAACGTTCGAGCATTCTCGGCCGCCAACATGTCACCGCCGTCTAAGGCCGTCGTGTACGAACAACAAGGTCCTCCCGATGTCGTTACTAG AGTTGTAGAACTTCCGCCTGTAGAAGTGAAAGAGAACGACATCTGTGTTAGGATGCTGGCCGCGCCTATCAATCCCTCTGATATCAATCGCATTGAAG GGGTATATCCTGTGAGGCCGCAATTGCCAGCTATCGGAGGATATGAAGGTGTAGGGGAGGTATACTCGGTTGGTTCTGCAGTGAAGGGTCTCTCACCTGGCGATTTGGTCATTCCATCTCCGCCCTCCTCTG GGATGTGGCAGACTTACGTTGTCCAAGATCAGAGTGTTTGGTACAAGATTGATAAGGACTCACCGGTGGAATATGCTGCCACTGTTACCGTTAATCCTTTGACTGCTTTAAGAATGTTTGAAGACTATGTTACTTTAAACTCGG GAGATGCTATTGTTCAAAATGGAGCCACAAGCATTGTGGGGCAGTGTGTAATTCAGATTGCACGAGACCGTGGTGTCCATACTATCAACATCTTAAGAGATAG GCCTGGGTCAGATGAAGCAAAagaaaaacttaagaaacttggTGCAGATGAAGTTTTTACCGAGAGCCAATTGGAAGTGAAAAATGTCAAGGGCCTTCTG ACCAGTATACCTGAACCTGCATTGGGATTTAACTGTGTTGGAGGAAATGCTGCTTCTTTGGTTCTCAAATTTTTGAG ACATGGAGGAACCATGGTCACATATGGTGGCATGTCTAAGAAGCCAATTACTGTATCCACTTCATCTTTCATTTTTAAG GACCTTTCTTTAAGGGGATTCTGGTTACAGAAATGGTTGGGAGCGGATAATGCTAAAGAATGTAGAAGAATGATAGATTACCTCTTGGATCTAGCACGAGAAGAGAAGTTAAAATATGA AATGGAGCTGGTTCCGTTTGACAATTTCAGCACTGCCCTTGACAAGGCTCTTGGTAAACTGGGGAGCCAACCAAAACAAGTCATAAAATTCTGA
- the LOC133788482 gene encoding enoyl-[acyl-carrier-protein] reductase, mitochondrial isoform X2 has product MSLLELPPVEVKENDICVRMLAAPINPSDINRIEGVYPVRPQLPAIGGYEGVGEVYSVGSAVKGLSPGDLVIPSPPSSGMWQTYVVQDQSVWYKIDKDSPVEYAATVTVNPLTALRMFEDYVTLNSGDAIVQNGATSIVGQCVIQIARDRGVHTINILRDRPGSDEAKEKLKKLGADEVFTESQLEVKNVKGLLTSIPEPALGFNCVGGNAASLVLKFLRHGGTMVTYGGMSKKPITVSTSSFIFKDLSLRGFWLQKWLGADNAKECRRMIDYLLDLAREEKLKYEMELVPFDNFSTALDKALGKLGSQPKQVIKF; this is encoded by the exons ATGTCGTTACTAG AACTTCCGCCTGTAGAAGTGAAAGAGAACGACATCTGTGTTAGGATGCTGGCCGCGCCTATCAATCCCTCTGATATCAATCGCATTGAAG GGGTATATCCTGTGAGGCCGCAATTGCCAGCTATCGGAGGATATGAAGGTGTAGGGGAGGTATACTCGGTTGGTTCTGCAGTGAAGGGTCTCTCACCTGGCGATTTGGTCATTCCATCTCCGCCCTCCTCTG GGATGTGGCAGACTTACGTTGTCCAAGATCAGAGTGTTTGGTACAAGATTGATAAGGACTCACCGGTGGAATATGCTGCCACTGTTACCGTTAATCCTTTGACTGCTTTAAGAATGTTTGAAGACTATGTTACTTTAAACTCGG GAGATGCTATTGTTCAAAATGGAGCCACAAGCATTGTGGGGCAGTGTGTAATTCAGATTGCACGAGACCGTGGTGTCCATACTATCAACATCTTAAGAGATAG GCCTGGGTCAGATGAAGCAAAagaaaaacttaagaaacttggTGCAGATGAAGTTTTTACCGAGAGCCAATTGGAAGTGAAAAATGTCAAGGGCCTTCTG ACCAGTATACCTGAACCTGCATTGGGATTTAACTGTGTTGGAGGAAATGCTGCTTCTTTGGTTCTCAAATTTTTGAG ACATGGAGGAACCATGGTCACATATGGTGGCATGTCTAAGAAGCCAATTACTGTATCCACTTCATCTTTCATTTTTAAG GACCTTTCTTTAAGGGGATTCTGGTTACAGAAATGGTTGGGAGCGGATAATGCTAAAGAATGTAGAAGAATGATAGATTACCTCTTGGATCTAGCACGAGAAGAGAAGTTAAAATATGA AATGGAGCTGGTTCCGTTTGACAATTTCAGCACTGCCCTTGACAAGGCTCTTGGTAAACTGGGGAGCCAACCAAAACAAGTCATAAAATTCTGA